A region from the Wansuia hejianensis genome encodes:
- a CDS encoding diol dehydratase small subunit — protein sequence MQYPLGEHEKERITSKTGKKLTDITLDEVMKGHVGPDDIKISKEMLKAQGQVAREADNAPMEKNFERAAELVDVPDDVILKMYDKLRPNRSTKLELVMMAKELLEKYDAKNCARLVMEAAEVYEKRGILL from the coding sequence ATGCAGTACCCATTAGGTGAACATGAAAAAGAGAGGATTACATCCAAGACTGGCAAAAAGCTTACAGACATTACGCTGGATGAGGTGATGAAGGGACACGTGGGACCAGATGACATCAAGATTTCCAAAGAGATGTTAAAAGCTCAGGGGCAGGTGGCCAGGGAAGCGGATAATGCTCCCATGGAGAAAAATTTTGAGCGGGCGGCCGAGCTGGTGGACGTGCCGGACGATGTGATCCTGAAAATGTATGATAAATTGCGGCCGAACCGTTCCACCAAGCTGGAGCTGGTCATGATGGCCAAAGAACTTCTGGAGAAATATGACGCTAAAAACTGTGCCCGTCTTGTGATGGAAGCCGCAGAAGTATACGAAAAAAGGGGAATCTTACTTTGA
- a CDS encoding propanediol/glycerol family dehydratase medium subunit, with translation MQISETLVKQITEAVIAQMQNRQGDSVSAVPSSEVPSMAGHDRINEKKTSYAGYPRAKKGTDPKEVVIGVGAAFQREIKKTICGIPLEDVLKNVKAGIEEEGMIPRVVKILDTSDVCFMALEAAKLSGSGIGVGIQSKGTTVIHQKDLYPLSNLELFPQAPLMDLETYRKIGQNAAKYVKGEQVVPVPCTNDPMSRPKYQVKAALMHIAETEQLDPEMGIIEWEEK, from the coding sequence ATGCAGATCAGTGAAACGTTAGTAAAACAGATAACTGAAGCGGTGATTGCGCAGATGCAGAACCGGCAAGGAGACTCAGTCTCCGCGGTGCCTTCATCGGAGGTGCCTTCCATGGCCGGCCATGACCGAATCAATGAGAAGAAGACCTCCTATGCCGGATATCCCAGGGCGAAGAAAGGAACTGATCCGAAAGAGGTCGTGATCGGTGTGGGGGCAGCATTTCAGAGGGAAATTAAGAAGACCATCTGTGGGATACCGCTGGAAGATGTCCTGAAGAATGTTAAGGCGGGTATTGAAGAAGAGGGTATGATTCCCAGAGTCGTGAAGATCCTGGACACCTCAGATGTGTGCTTTATGGCTCTGGAAGCGGCCAAGCTGTCAGGTTCGGGGATTGGTGTGGGCATTCAGTCCAAGGGAACTACGGTCATTCATCAGAAAGACCTGTATCCCCTTTCCAACCTGGAACTGTTCCCCCAGGCGCCGCTGATGGACCTGGAGACGTACCGGAAGATTGGACAGAATGCCGCCAAATATGTGAAAGGTGAGCAGGTAGTTCCGGTTCCCTGTACCAATGATCCTATGTCCAGGCCGAAATATCAGGTAAAAGCGGCGTTGATGCACATCGCCGAGACAGAGCAGCTGGATCCGGAGATGGGAATTATCGAATGGGAGGAAAAATAA